One region of Corynebacterium capitovis DSM 44611 genomic DNA includes:
- a CDS encoding DUF3099 domain-containing protein has product MNGEFPNSAQFGDNRPGDDAVDAVDAVDSVDSVDAGSEDAKHEGHNAHRPHRWRLARRSERHLITDAVRSPEQNIRSRERRYIAIQSLRLPFIAIAILAALGWHNWWIAGVMFTVSIPLPWVAVMIGNGQGEKRDPRARNVYKPAAAREAYRVEMERRSQLDAGGPESAHSQPAIIDHVESADPDSPT; this is encoded by the coding sequence ATGAACGGCGAGTTTCCCAACAGCGCACAGTTCGGTGATAACCGCCCCGGTGACGATGCCGTCGATGCCGTCGATGCCGTCGATTCCGTCGATTCCGTTGATGCCGGATCCGAGGATGCCAAGCACGAGGGACACAACGCCCACCGTCCGCACCGCTGGCGCCTGGCCCGCCGCTCCGAGCGCCACCTGATTACCGACGCGGTGCGTAGCCCCGAGCAGAACATCCGCAGCCGCGAGCGGCGCTACATCGCGATTCAAAGCCTTCGACTGCCGTTTATCGCTATAGCGATCCTGGCCGCGCTCGGGTGGCATAACTGGTGGATCGCTGGCGTCATGTTCACGGTGTCCATTCCCCTCCCCTGGGTGGCTGTCATGATTGGTAATGGCCAAGGGGAAAAGCGGGACCCGCGAGCCCGCAATGTGTATAAGCCCGCCGCCGCCCGCGAGGCGTACCGCGTGGAAATGGAACGCCGTTCCCAGCTCGACGCGGGCGGGCCCGAAAGCGCACATTCTCAGCCCGCTATCATTGACCATGTTGAATCGGCTGATCCCGACAGCCCCACCTAA
- a CDS encoding DUF4192 domain-containing protein, translating to MTTSTSDNLVGPADLIAALPGILGFYPHESTILLGLCSDSEGPLDSVTLGPVLRADLTHTPQLLSVAGELAAQECFAFYAVIVTRIPESTIVGETQALLFDATSATGLHLVDACWHVSEIATGTPYSLMFGPGRQFSGSGELSENFFRGSVSSVMSSPAMGALREDGSLPELDRDHTFTYFDPAPADQPYAVEDRVALARVAQTRSLALERLLDLGEPGGEVAVEHARELLRSAPPGPLIRSDRRFDPEALPEEDDQLAVATLLCTSKLRDLLISTAVDNPLPAGAALLRISKTFPGVIRANALCIWAFIAAERGLASWATAAAAAALREVPEHTMSCYFIWLMRSGNVSTMLQAAKDGVGAHWEPKK from the coding sequence ATGACCACTTCTACATCGGATAACCTTGTCGGGCCCGCGGACCTCATCGCCGCTCTACCCGGAATCCTCGGTTTCTACCCCCACGAATCAACCATTCTTCTCGGCCTATGCAGCGACTCCGAGGGGCCGCTAGACAGTGTTACTCTCGGGCCCGTCCTTCGCGCCGACCTCACGCACACGCCCCAGTTGCTCAGTGTCGCGGGCGAGCTCGCCGCCCAGGAGTGCTTCGCCTTCTACGCAGTTATCGTCACCCGTATCCCGGAGTCCACAATCGTCGGGGAGACCCAAGCACTTCTTTTCGACGCCACGAGCGCCACCGGTTTACACCTCGTTGACGCTTGCTGGCATGTCTCGGAAATCGCGACCGGAACCCCGTACTCGCTCATGTTCGGACCCGGCCGGCAATTCTCAGGATCCGGCGAACTGAGCGAGAACTTTTTCCGGGGCTCGGTGTCCTCGGTGATGTCCTCGCCCGCCATGGGGGCGCTGCGGGAGGACGGGTCCCTGCCTGAGCTGGATCGGGACCACACTTTCACGTACTTCGACCCGGCCCCGGCGGACCAACCGTACGCTGTCGAGGACCGCGTTGCCTTAGCCCGCGTGGCTCAGACCCGGAGCCTCGCTTTGGAAAGATTGCTCGACCTCGGAGAACCCGGGGGAGAAGTGGCTGTCGAGCACGCACGCGAGTTGTTGCGATCGGCTCCGCCCGGGCCCCTCATCCGGTCCGACAGGAGGTTTGACCCGGAGGCGCTTCCCGAGGAAGATGACCAGCTCGCTGTGGCCACGCTGCTGTGCACGAGCAAACTGCGGGACCTGTTGATTTCCACTGCGGTGGACAACCCGCTGCCCGCGGGCGCCGCCCTCCTTCGCATTTCGAAAACTTTTCCGGGCGTCATTCGCGCCAACGCGCTGTGTATCTGGGCATTCATCGCCGCAGAGAGGGGCCTTGCCTCATGGGCGACGGCCGCCGCCGCGGCGGCGCTGCGAGAAGTACCGGAGCACACTATGTCGTGTTACTTCATCTGGCTAATGCGCAGCGGAAACGTCAGCACGATGCTACAAGCGGCGAAAGACGGGGTAGGTGCGCACTGGGAACCGAAAAAGTGA
- the galE gene encoding UDP-glucose 4-epimerase GalE gives MNVVVTGGAGYVGSVCATVLLEQGHEVTIIDDFSTGNPDAVPDGATLVEGNLVDVIGDVLSGGRYDAVLHFAARSLVGESVEKPDEYWRDNLVVSLALLNALREHGVTNLVFSSTAATYGEPESVPIREDAPTRPSNPYGATKLSIDHAISSYCAAFGLGATSLRYFNVAGAYGSAGENHKTETHLIPLVLQVALGFRDEALIYGDDWPTKDGTCVRDYIHVRDLADAHLLALKSNVPGSHRIYNLGSGDGYSVREVIDVCRTVTGHEIPARVAPRRAGDPAVLVASSEKIGRELGWAPSRTALPRIVEDAWAFTRNLGTASHCAP, from the coding sequence ATGAATGTAGTTGTAACGGGCGGCGCGGGATACGTCGGCAGCGTGTGCGCGACGGTCCTTCTCGAGCAAGGCCATGAGGTCACCATCATCGACGACTTTTCCACCGGCAATCCCGATGCCGTTCCGGACGGGGCCACGCTTGTCGAAGGCAATCTTGTCGACGTCATCGGCGACGTGTTGTCCGGTGGCCGGTACGATGCCGTTTTGCACTTCGCTGCCCGATCATTGGTCGGAGAGTCCGTGGAAAAACCGGACGAGTACTGGCGTGACAACCTCGTCGTTTCCCTTGCGCTGCTCAACGCCTTGAGAGAGCACGGGGTCACGAACCTCGTGTTTTCCTCCACCGCCGCGACCTACGGTGAGCCCGAATCCGTACCGATTCGCGAAGATGCTCCGACTCGCCCGAGCAACCCCTACGGTGCAACCAAGCTCTCCATCGACCACGCGATCTCATCGTATTGCGCCGCGTTTGGCCTGGGGGCGACGAGTTTGCGCTACTTTAACGTGGCGGGCGCGTACGGTTCAGCGGGGGAAAACCACAAGACGGAGACGCACCTTATCCCCTTGGTCCTTCAGGTGGCGCTTGGTTTCCGAGACGAAGCTCTCATCTACGGTGACGATTGGCCGACCAAGGACGGGACTTGCGTTCGCGACTACATCCACGTGCGGGATCTAGCCGATGCCCACCTTCTCGCTCTTAAGAGCAATGTGCCGGGGTCTCACCGCATATACAACCTCGGTTCGGGCGATGGCTACTCCGTGCGAGAGGTTATCGACGTTTGCCGCACCGTAACCGGGCACGAGATTCCGGCCCGCGTCGCGCCTCGCCGTGCGGGCGACCCGGCCGTCCTCGTCGCCTCCTCCGAAAAGATTGGCCGCGAGCTCGGCTGGGCCCCGTCCCGCACAGCGCTTCCCCGGATTGTTGAGGATGCCTGGGCGTTTACGCGAAACCTTGGTACGGCTTCGCACTGCGCTCCATAG
- a CDS encoding DUF7782 domain-containing protein, translated as MAELTPALLRASYTAEGVAAHLGPDATEALYRGEPGVVYEASSDDSRLSFLIRFFLLRVPASCEELAHALSSRLALTLLDAHVITRLPSGEVHVALDIRPHIIAGENRIIVSDLDASTTEVVPGPDHVLGVGAASLSLLSATPCSPVESVLDLGTGSGVQAVAQSASAVKVVATDVSSRALAYARATLAANALSNVDLRQGPWFEPVEGELFDRIVANPPFVVGPPEVGHVYRDSGLALDGATELIAGEAPRHLSPDGTAYVLGSWVHTVDGSWQNRVASWLPPTGVSAWVLQRDVADPALYVSTWLRDESIDPRSPRGVSLTRRRLNYLTEEGVTAIGFGWIFLRDIGDAPSEVTAEELTHPFSDPLGPEVEEYFVRAAWLRESSSADVLASRFLVRPGVAVEQVESADVETGMGFAPRVIRLARTDGPRFSHEIDDGLLSIVSGLHPRGLSLQDVAGLWATAHAVAETDKFYSDVARAVVDLVRHGVLIPADIAEIVR; from the coding sequence ATGGCGGAACTTACCCCTGCGCTCCTCCGCGCCTCGTACACCGCCGAAGGAGTCGCCGCCCACCTCGGACCTGACGCCACCGAGGCCCTCTACAGAGGCGAGCCCGGGGTGGTATACGAGGCGAGCTCGGACGACTCCCGGCTCAGTTTCCTCATTCGTTTCTTTCTCTTGCGCGTTCCCGCCTCCTGCGAAGAGCTCGCACATGCGCTATCTTCACGTCTTGCGCTGACGCTTCTCGACGCTCACGTGATCACCCGCCTCCCCTCCGGCGAGGTCCACGTCGCATTGGATATCCGGCCCCACATTATCGCTGGCGAGAACCGGATTATCGTCTCAGACCTCGACGCGTCGACAACCGAGGTCGTGCCGGGCCCCGACCATGTCCTCGGCGTGGGAGCCGCCTCCCTCTCCCTGCTCTCCGCGACACCCTGCTCTCCCGTGGAGTCCGTACTAGATCTCGGGACCGGTTCAGGCGTTCAGGCGGTCGCCCAATCTGCCTCGGCGGTGAAGGTGGTGGCCACGGACGTGAGCTCGCGAGCTTTGGCCTATGCTCGGGCGACGCTCGCCGCGAATGCGTTGTCGAATGTAGACCTGCGCCAGGGTCCGTGGTTCGAGCCCGTGGAGGGCGAACTTTTCGACCGTATCGTTGCAAACCCCCCGTTTGTCGTGGGTCCCCCAGAAGTGGGCCACGTCTACCGGGATTCCGGCCTCGCGCTTGATGGAGCGACGGAGCTCATCGCCGGAGAGGCACCGCGCCACCTCTCTCCCGACGGTACCGCGTACGTTCTCGGCTCGTGGGTGCACACGGTGGACGGATCTTGGCAAAACCGGGTGGCATCCTGGCTGCCGCCGACGGGCGTGTCAGCGTGGGTCCTCCAGCGAGACGTCGCAGACCCCGCTCTTTACGTCTCCACCTGGCTGCGGGACGAATCGATTGACCCCCGCTCGCCCCGCGGCGTCAGCCTCACCCGCCGGCGACTCAATTACCTGACCGAGGAAGGCGTCACCGCCATTGGTTTCGGCTGGATTTTTCTGCGCGATATTGGCGACGCCCCTTCCGAGGTGACGGCTGAGGAACTCACGCACCCCTTCTCCGACCCTCTTGGGCCAGAAGTTGAGGAGTACTTCGTGCGCGCAGCGTGGTTGCGGGAGAGCAGCTCCGCCGACGTTCTCGCGTCCCGCTTCTTGGTGCGCCCTGGTGTCGCCGTAGAGCAGGTCGAGTCAGCGGACGTGGAGACCGGGATGGGGTTTGCCCCGCGCGTTATCCGCCTCGCCAGGACCGACGGGCCAAGATTCAGCCACGAAATCGACGACGGCCTCCTCTCGATTGTTTCGGGGTTGCACCCCCGTGGCCTGTCCCTCCAGGATGTCGCCGGGCTGTGGGCGACGGCCCACGCAGTGGCCGAGACGGACAAGTTTTACTCCGACGTAGCGCGCGCGGTGGTGGATTTGGTTCGACACGGGGTTCTTATTCCGGCTGACATCGCCGAAATAGTTCGGTGA
- a CDS encoding RNA polymerase sigma factor: protein MATSETPVETTRTKSVDPETGAAAGTGARTTAKKTAKKTAKKAVKKTAKRTAKKTTTKTTKKTARTTTTKPAAPTDAEENTAPIEAGTSAGDDTEFDPVISGESDDAAELDDVDDVDDAFAVDLEGDLDVEEEDVDDDSATDGDEDEEGSDEADDGSSVWDIEESAALRQARKDAQLTASADSVRAYLKQIGKVALLDAEQEVSLAKRIEAGLYAQHRLDEMARAAAEGDKEAKLTPAVKRDLRAVARDGRKAKNHLLEANLRLVVSLAKRYTGRGMAFLDLIQEGNLGLIRAVEKFDYSKGYKFSTYATWWIRQAITRAMADQARTIRIPVHMVEVINKLGRIQRELLQDLGREPTPQELAKEMDISEEKVLEIQQYAREPISLDQTIGDEGDSQLGDFIEDSEAVVAVDAVSFTLLQDQLQDVLHTLSEREAGVVRLRFGLTDGMPRTLDEIGQVYGVTRERIRQIESKTMSKLRHPSRSQVLRDYLD, encoded by the coding sequence GTGGCCACCAGCGAGACACCCGTAGAGACCACCCGCACTAAATCGGTCGACCCGGAAACGGGTGCCGCGGCGGGCACCGGCGCACGCACAACAGCAAAAAAGACAGCAAAAAAGACAGCGAAAAAGGCGGTGAAGAAGACCGCGAAACGAACCGCCAAAAAGACAACCACAAAGACAACTAAGAAAACGGCCCGCACAACGACAACCAAGCCCGCTGCTCCCACGGACGCCGAAGAAAATACCGCGCCCATCGAAGCTGGCACTTCTGCCGGTGACGACACCGAATTCGACCCCGTGATCTCCGGGGAGTCCGATGACGCGGCAGAGCTCGACGATGTTGACGATGTCGACGATGCCTTCGCAGTCGACCTGGAGGGTGACCTCGACGTCGAGGAAGAGGATGTCGATGACGACAGCGCCACAGATGGCGACGAGGACGAGGAGGGCAGCGACGAGGCTGACGACGGCTCTTCGGTGTGGGACATCGAGGAATCCGCTGCCTTGCGCCAAGCGCGCAAAGACGCCCAGCTGACCGCCTCCGCGGACTCAGTTCGTGCCTACCTCAAGCAGATTGGCAAGGTCGCGCTCCTCGACGCTGAGCAAGAGGTGTCGCTGGCAAAGAGAATCGAGGCCGGCCTCTACGCCCAGCATCGGCTCGACGAAATGGCCCGGGCCGCGGCCGAGGGTGATAAAGAAGCGAAGCTCACCCCGGCCGTCAAGCGTGACTTGCGGGCCGTGGCGCGCGACGGCCGCAAGGCAAAGAATCACCTGCTTGAGGCCAACCTCCGCCTCGTCGTTTCCCTCGCGAAGCGTTACACCGGCCGCGGAATGGCATTCCTCGATCTCATCCAGGAAGGTAACCTCGGCCTCATTCGCGCGGTGGAGAAGTTCGACTACTCCAAGGGGTATAAGTTCTCCACCTACGCCACGTGGTGGATCCGCCAGGCCATCACCCGCGCGATGGCGGACCAGGCTCGGACGATCCGCATTCCCGTCCACATGGTGGAGGTAATTAACAAACTCGGCCGGATTCAGCGCGAGCTGCTCCAAGACCTTGGCCGGGAGCCAACGCCCCAGGAGCTGGCAAAAGAAATGGATATCTCCGAGGAGAAGGTCCTGGAAATCCAGCAATACGCCCGGGAACCGATCTCCCTCGATCAAACCATTGGCGACGAAGGCGACAGCCAGCTCGGCGACTTCATCGAAGACTCCGAGGCGGTCGTCGCCGTCGATGCGGTGTCGTTTACTCTCCTGCAAGACCAGCTACAAGACGTTTTGCACACGCTGTCGGAGCGTGAGGCCGGCGTGGTCCGCTTGCGCTTTGGACTGACGGACGGCATGCCCCGGACCCTCGACGAGATCGGACAGGTCTACGGCGTGACCCGAGAGCGCATCCGCCAGATCGAGTCGAAGACGATGTCGAAGCTGCGGCACCCCTCTCGGTCCCAGGTGCTGCGCGACTACCTGGACTAA
- a CDS encoding DEAD/DEAH box helicase translates to MATKPRDFLAVATPGAGKTTFALSLARSLYDDKSAHRIIVVVPTEHLKHQWSEAAKRFGLSLDPDFTNSSAVNPAFDGIVVTYAQVGMHPFKHRAIASARRTLVILDEIHHAGDAKSWGDGVREAYDDAEHRLALTGTPFRSDDSAIPFVRYEEDGEGHLVSKADYTYGYSNALADGVVRPVVFLAYSGEAQWKDSAGEEYSARLGEPLSPEHTARAWRTALDPKGDWIAAVLTAAHTRLQKVRANMPDAGGLVIATDTVTARAYAKMLEKISSTPVTVVLSDEPGSSARIDEFSASNREWLVAVRMVSEGVDVPRLAVGVYATSASTPLFFAQAIGRFVRSRMPGESASIFLPSVPVLLRLAEEMEVSRDHVLGKPHRESGWSDELLEQANRTQNEPDEIPGYESIGASAELDSLIFDGSTYGTATASGSAEEQDFLGLPGLLDAEQVRLLLSKRQSAQLDACEAEPARRETAAPQSEPAQNDRPAIDEIAALRKELNTRVSIVAGSTGRPHGAIHTEVRNACGGPPTALCTAQQLRDRIAYLRGW, encoded by the coding sequence ATGGCGACGAAACCGCGCGACTTCCTCGCCGTCGCTACCCCGGGGGCGGGCAAGACGACCTTCGCGCTATCCCTTGCGCGCTCGCTTTACGACGATAAATCGGCGCACCGGATCATCGTTGTCGTGCCCACGGAGCACCTGAAGCACCAGTGGTCTGAGGCGGCTAAGCGTTTCGGGCTATCTCTCGACCCCGACTTTACGAACTCCTCGGCTGTGAACCCGGCTTTCGACGGCATCGTGGTCACCTACGCCCAGGTCGGGATGCACCCGTTTAAGCATCGCGCAATTGCGTCGGCACGGCGAACGCTTGTCATTCTCGACGAGATCCACCACGCGGGCGACGCGAAGAGCTGGGGTGACGGTGTGAGGGAGGCCTATGACGACGCCGAGCACCGCCTCGCGCTGACGGGCACCCCTTTCCGATCTGATGATTCCGCGATCCCCTTCGTGCGTTACGAGGAAGACGGGGAAGGTCATCTAGTAAGCAAGGCCGATTACACCTACGGCTACAGCAATGCCCTTGCCGACGGTGTCGTTCGTCCGGTTGTCTTCCTCGCGTATTCGGGAGAAGCGCAATGGAAAGACTCCGCGGGCGAGGAGTACAGCGCTCGGCTGGGGGAGCCGCTGAGCCCCGAGCACACCGCGCGGGCATGGCGGACAGCGCTCGACCCCAAGGGGGATTGGATCGCGGCCGTTTTGACAGCTGCGCACACCCGCTTACAGAAAGTTCGCGCGAACATGCCCGATGCCGGCGGTCTCGTGATTGCGACGGATACGGTAACCGCCCGCGCCTACGCCAAGATGTTGGAGAAGATCAGCTCCACCCCGGTGACCGTTGTCCTGTCGGACGAGCCCGGTTCCTCTGCGCGCATCGACGAGTTCTCCGCTTCGAACCGAGAATGGCTGGTGGCGGTCCGCATGGTCTCGGAAGGTGTCGACGTGCCCCGGCTCGCGGTCGGCGTGTACGCCACATCTGCGTCGACCCCGCTGTTCTTTGCGCAGGCCATCGGGCGGTTTGTCCGCTCCCGAATGCCTGGAGAGTCCGCCTCTATCTTCCTCCCCTCGGTGCCAGTTCTTCTGCGACTGGCGGAGGAAATGGAGGTCTCGCGCGATCACGTGCTGGGCAAGCCGCACCGCGAGTCCGGCTGGTCGGATGAGCTGTTGGAGCAGGCGAATCGAACGCAAAACGAGCCGGATGAGATTCCGGGGTACGAGTCCATTGGTGCCTCTGCCGAGCTCGACTCCCTCATCTTCGACGGCTCCACTTACGGCACAGCCACCGCCAGCGGGTCCGCCGAAGAGCAAGATTTTCTGGGGCTCCCGGGGTTACTCGACGCAGAGCAGGTGAGACTGCTGCTAAGCAAACGGCAGTCGGCGCAGCTCGACGCGTGCGAGGCGGAGCCGGCACGTCGGGAAACGGCGGCGCCGCAATCCGAGCCCGCGCAGAACGACAGGCCCGCGATTGACGAGATCGCGGCTCTGCGCAAGGAGCTCAACACCCGTGTGTCGATCGTGGCGGGCTCGACTGGGCGCCCCCATGGGGCGATTCATACCGAGGTCCGCAACGCGTGCGGGGGGCCGCCGACGGCCCTGTGCACCGCTCAGCAGTTGCGCGACCGGATTGCTTATCTCCGCGGCTGGTAG
- a CDS encoding metal-dependent transcriptional regulator, whose protein sequence is MRDLVDTTEMYLRTVYELEEEGITPLRARIAERLDQSGPTVSQTVARMERDGLMVVEHDRSLSLTPLGRAKATAVMRKHRLAERLLTDVLGLDLTQVHEEACRWEHVMSTDVEKRLVDILDNPSRSPFGTPIPGLVELGITGAEATNIGVRLSDLDLATPVTATVEQISEILQLNKEQFNAMHDAGIRVGSVVTVSQAPSKGSVTVSNGEGANIVLRPELTHAFRVNVDGTLER, encoded by the coding sequence GTGCGCGATCTAGTAGACACAACGGAGATGTACCTCAGGACGGTGTACGAGCTTGAGGAAGAAGGTATTACCCCCCTTCGCGCGCGCATTGCGGAGCGACTCGATCAGTCGGGCCCGACCGTTTCGCAGACGGTCGCCCGCATGGAGCGCGACGGACTGATGGTCGTCGAGCACGACCGCTCCCTATCCTTAACTCCGCTGGGACGAGCCAAAGCGACGGCGGTCATGCGGAAGCATCGCCTTGCAGAACGCTTACTTACCGACGTTCTCGGGCTTGACTTGACCCAAGTTCACGAAGAGGCGTGCCGCTGGGAGCACGTGATGAGTACGGATGTCGAGAAACGACTCGTTGACATCTTGGATAACCCAAGCCGGTCCCCTTTCGGAACTCCCATCCCAGGCCTCGTGGAGTTGGGCATAACGGGGGCTGAGGCGACCAACATCGGTGTCCGCCTCAGCGATCTTGACCTAGCCACCCCCGTCACGGCGACGGTCGAGCAGATCAGTGAGATCCTCCAGTTGAATAAAGAGCAGTTCAACGCCATGCACGACGCCGGGATCCGCGTTGGCAGCGTGGTTACGGTCTCCCAAGCTCCCTCCAAAGGCAGTGTCACCGTGTCGAACGGCGAGGGGGCCAACATCGTGCTGCGGCCCGAATTGACTCACGCGTTTCGTGTCAACGTCGATGGGACGCTCGAACGATGA
- a CDS encoding DUF3039 domain-containing protein, with amino-acid sequence MTTTTKTLERPGLREETTSTTGDDTPKFFHYVKRDQIVDSAVSGKMVVALCGQTFPVKKQAKPGSPVCPDCERIYKGLRRK; translated from the coding sequence GTGACTACGACGACGAAGACTCTCGAGCGACCCGGCCTGCGGGAAGAAACGACGTCCACAACTGGGGATGACACCCCCAAGTTCTTCCATTACGTCAAGCGCGACCAGATCGTTGATTCAGCCGTGTCAGGCAAGATGGTCGTCGCGCTGTGCGGGCAGACATTCCCCGTAAAGAAGCAGGCCAAACCAGGTTCTCCCGTCTGCCCCGACTGCGAGCGTATTTACAAGGGGTTGCGCCGGAAGTGA
- a CDS encoding sigma-70 family RNA polymerase sigma factor has protein sequence MTQPDHAQADDNEEIVDRGSRRNQTNDNPSADLVRVYLNGIGKTALLDAAEEVELAQQIEVGLYAQHLLDDPETQLTRARKRDYKILARQGRKARAHLLEANLRLVVSLAKRYTGRGMPLLDLIQEGNLGLIRAMEKFDYSKGFKFSTYATWWIRQAITRGMADQSRTIRLPVHLVEQVNKLSRIRREMYQSLGREPSNEELADESGIDESKIEMLLRQSRDPVSLDMPVGADEEAPLGDFIEDAEATDAEDAVVSTLRHDDIHDIIAGLEQREQDVIRLRYGLDDGVPRTLDQIGRQFSLSRERVRQIEREVMAKLRVGDRAERLRDYAI, from the coding sequence ATGACTCAGCCGGACCACGCTCAGGCCGACGACAACGAGGAGATCGTTGACCGTGGCAGTCGCCGGAACCAGACTAATGACAACCCGTCAGCGGACCTCGTCCGTGTGTACCTAAACGGGATCGGTAAGACGGCTCTGCTGGACGCCGCGGAAGAGGTGGAATTGGCCCAGCAGATCGAGGTTGGTCTCTACGCCCAGCACTTGCTCGATGATCCTGAAACCCAGCTCACTCGGGCCCGGAAGAGGGACTACAAGATCCTCGCGCGCCAAGGTCGTAAGGCCCGCGCCCACCTTCTCGAAGCAAACCTTCGCCTCGTTGTTTCCTTGGCCAAGCGTTACACGGGTCGGGGAATGCCCCTGCTCGATCTCATCCAGGAGGGCAACCTCGGGTTGATCCGCGCTATGGAGAAGTTCGATTACTCCAAGGGGTTCAAGTTTTCTACCTACGCCACGTGGTGGATCCGCCAGGCGATCACCCGCGGCATGGCCGATCAATCGCGGACAATTCGCCTTCCCGTGCACCTTGTTGAGCAGGTCAACAAGCTATCTCGGATCCGTCGCGAGATGTACCAGTCACTCGGGCGGGAGCCGTCGAACGAGGAACTCGCGGACGAGTCCGGTATCGACGAATCGAAGATCGAGATGCTGCTGCGCCAGTCGCGCGACCCCGTGAGCTTGGACATGCCGGTCGGTGCCGATGAGGAAGCACCGCTCGGCGACTTTATCGAGGACGCGGAAGCAACTGACGCGGAAGATGCGGTTGTCTCCACCCTCCGCCACGACGACATTCATGACATCATCGCGGGCCTTGAACAGCGCGAGCAGGATGTCATCCGTCTCCGTTACGGCTTGGATGACGGTGTGCCACGCACCCTCGATCAGATTGGCCGCCAGTTCAGCCTGTCCCGCGAGCGAGTTCGCCAGATCGAACGGGAGGTCATGGCGAAACTTCGCGTCGGTGACCGGGCCGAGCGGCTACGCGATTACGCGATTTAA
- a CDS encoding PAC2 family protein, protein MSDSDRTMYELEYPAPAVPGSASAGPVLIVAMQGYADAGHAVEGVAQHIKSALESRAVATFSTDELIDYRSRRPMVTIAHHEISSVEDIQLDMRVVRDSSGTSFLLLSGPEPDLRWDAFSHAVADLVDRFGVDKTICVYSAPMGAPHTRPLVVSAHGNDRDLVGSMYTFDGMVSIPGSAAIMIERELHERGRSVAGYTAHVPHYVAASPYPYATYQLLQSVSDVSGLDFPLRSLERDMDRVSRQLAEQTHASEEISQVVEALEEHYDREMQEYRQRNPEAMMPGEAQTPTGEQIGEAFENFLAAIADRDADRGGDPETRGLPFGGDAARLNDHFSPGSSEEPGPEDGGDSEDEPGEGGSGRA, encoded by the coding sequence ATGTCGGACTCGGACCGCACTATGTATGAACTGGAGTACCCTGCCCCGGCGGTGCCGGGTTCTGCTTCGGCGGGCCCGGTTTTGATCGTGGCGATGCAGGGCTACGCGGACGCTGGTCACGCTGTAGAGGGTGTGGCGCAGCATATCAAGAGCGCGCTCGAATCGCGCGCAGTGGCGACGTTTAGCACTGACGAGCTGATCGACTACCGCTCGCGCCGCCCGATGGTCACCATCGCGCACCACGAGATCTCCAGCGTCGAGGACATCCAATTGGATATGCGCGTGGTTCGCGATTCATCGGGAACTTCCTTTCTCCTGCTTTCGGGGCCGGAGCCCGACCTGCGGTGGGACGCATTCAGCCATGCCGTTGCGGACCTCGTGGATCGGTTCGGCGTGGACAAGACCATCTGCGTTTACTCAGCCCCGATGGGCGCGCCGCACACTCGTCCCCTGGTCGTTTCCGCGCACGGAAACGACCGCGACCTCGTTGGGTCGATGTACACCTTCGACGGGATGGTTTCAATCCCCGGGTCCGCCGCCATCATGATTGAGCGCGAGCTCCATGAACGGGGTCGATCGGTAGCCGGTTACACCGCGCATGTTCCGCACTACGTCGCCGCGTCCCCCTACCCCTACGCGACCTACCAGCTCCTCCAGTCGGTCTCAGATGTCTCCGGCCTCGATTTCCCCCTGCGCTCCCTAGAGCGGGACATGGACAGGGTGTCGCGCCAACTGGCCGAGCAGACTCACGCATCAGAGGAGATCTCCCAGGTCGTCGAGGCCCTCGAAGAGCACTACGACCGAGAGATGCAGGAATACAGGCAACGCAACCCCGAGGCGATGATGCCGGGAGAGGCGCAAACTCCCACCGGCGAACAAATCGGGGAAGCATTCGAGAACTTCCTCGCCGCAATCGCTGACAGGGATGCCGATCGAGGCGGTGACCCGGAGACGAGGGGACTGCCCTTTGGAGGGGATGCCGCTCGGTTGAACGACCACTTCTCCCCTGGTTCTTCCGAGGAGCCCGGGCCGGAAGATGGCGGGGACTCGGAGGATGAGCCGGGCGAGGGCGGTTCAGGCCGAGCTTAG